A genome region from Megalobrama amblycephala isolate DHTTF-2021 linkage group LG18, ASM1881202v1, whole genome shotgun sequence includes the following:
- the zgc:103482 gene encoding plasminogen activator inhibitor 1 RNA-binding protein isoform X1, which produces MKELVEEMAGEGYGCAVANRFGQLLDDESDPFDILYAVGVEKKQKKKKEEPKKTSTSTSTSTKAGKKESQRDRKIILPVGGSGQGQVRLARGEVEERIERRVNFERKFSDAEPPLSFSVERPVDVLDRPVRGRGTGRGRGARGPGYPRSNDGFDQRGKREFERHSGSDRTRYLIRSVRSEEKRSGSGSRNWGSMRDHMSEIEEASPSEEVVENEETQEAVETDGENRPSETEEVIEVAIEMTLDEWKALQEQSRPKAELNIRKADTPMPSKAMVIHKSKFLQKQQNGIDEEDVVFRRPANDITCQLEINFGSLARPSRGGRGGRGGRGRGAPSMASQRSPQKLEPAPNPDDPEDFPALA; this is translated from the exons ATGAAGGAGTTAGTGGAGGAAATGGCTGGTGAGGGGTATGGATGCGCGGTTGCAAATCGTTTCGGCCAGCTGCTGGACGATGAATCCGACCCTTTTGACATCTTATATGCGGTAGGGGTAGAAAAAaagcagaagaaaaagaaagaggagcCAAAGAAAACTTCAACTTCAACTTCAACTTCGACTAAAGCTGGAAAGAAGGAGTCTCAAAGGGACAGGAAAATCATTCTTCCAGTAGGTGGGAGTGGACAAG GCCAAGTCCGTCTTGCTCGAGGAGAGGTTGAGGAACGAATAGAAAGACGCGTGAATTTTGAGCGCAAATTCAGCGATGCCGAACCCCCCCTCAGTTTCTCTGTTGAGAG GCCTGTGGATGTATTGGACAGGCCTGTCAGAGGAAGAGGCACTGGACGAGGACGAGGAGCCCGTGGCCCAGGATATCCAAGATCCAACGATGGATTTGACCAGAGAGGAAAGAGGGAGTTTGAAAGGCACAGTGGCAGTGACCGAAC GCGTTACTTAATCAGGAGTGTCCGTTCGGAAGAGAAGcgcagtggcagtggatctcgTAACTGGGGCTCTATGAGAGACCACATGAG TGAAATTGAAGAGGCCTCACCTAGTGAGGAGGTCGTTGAAAATGAGGAGACCCAAGAGGCAGTTGAGACTGATGGAGAAAACAG ACCATCTGAGACTGAGGAAGTGATTGAGGTTGCCATAGAGATGACACTGGATGAGTGGAAAGCCCTACAGGAGCAAAGCAGGCCCAAGGCGGAGCTGAATATCCGCAAGGCAGACACCCCTATGCCTTCCAAGGCCATGGTTATCCATAAGTCCAAATTCCTTCAG aAACAACAAAATGGCATTGATGAAGAGGATGTGGTTTTCCGTCGCCCGGCCAATGACATTACCTGTCAACTGGAGATCAACTTTGGCAGCCTGGCTCGGCCCTCTCGTGGTGGAAGGGGTGGACGAGGTGGTCGTGGCCGTGGAGCTCCCTCCATGGCATCCCAAAGATCTCCACAAAAACTTGAACCT GCTCCAAACCCAGATGATCCAGAAGATTTCCCTGCACTGGCCTAG
- the zgc:103482 gene encoding plasminogen activator inhibitor 1 RNA-binding protein isoform X2, protein MKELVEEMAGEGYGCAVANRFGQLLDDESDPFDILYAVGVEKKQKKKKEEPKKTSTSTSTSTKAGKKESQRDRKIILPVGGSGQGQVRLARGEVEERIERRVNFERKFSDAEPPLSFSVERPVDVLDRPVRGRGTGRGRGARGPGYPRSNDGFDQRGKREFERHSGSDRTSVRSEEKRSGSGSRNWGSMRDHMSEIEEASPSEEVVENEETQEAVETDGENRPSETEEVIEVAIEMTLDEWKALQEQSRPKAELNIRKADTPMPSKAMVIHKSKFLQKQQNGIDEEDVVFRRPANDITCQLEINFGSLARPSRGGRGGRGGRGRGAPSMASQRSPQKLEPAPNPDDPEDFPALA, encoded by the exons ATGAAGGAGTTAGTGGAGGAAATGGCTGGTGAGGGGTATGGATGCGCGGTTGCAAATCGTTTCGGCCAGCTGCTGGACGATGAATCCGACCCTTTTGACATCTTATATGCGGTAGGGGTAGAAAAAaagcagaagaaaaagaaagaggagcCAAAGAAAACTTCAACTTCAACTTCAACTTCGACTAAAGCTGGAAAGAAGGAGTCTCAAAGGGACAGGAAAATCATTCTTCCAGTAGGTGGGAGTGGACAAG GCCAAGTCCGTCTTGCTCGAGGAGAGGTTGAGGAACGAATAGAAAGACGCGTGAATTTTGAGCGCAAATTCAGCGATGCCGAACCCCCCCTCAGTTTCTCTGTTGAGAG GCCTGTGGATGTATTGGACAGGCCTGTCAGAGGAAGAGGCACTGGACGAGGACGAGGAGCCCGTGGCCCAGGATATCCAAGATCCAACGATGGATTTGACCAGAGAGGAAAGAGGGAGTTTGAAAGGCACAGTGGCAGTGACCGAAC GAGTGTCCGTTCGGAAGAGAAGcgcagtggcagtggatctcgTAACTGGGGCTCTATGAGAGACCACATGAG TGAAATTGAAGAGGCCTCACCTAGTGAGGAGGTCGTTGAAAATGAGGAGACCCAAGAGGCAGTTGAGACTGATGGAGAAAACAG ACCATCTGAGACTGAGGAAGTGATTGAGGTTGCCATAGAGATGACACTGGATGAGTGGAAAGCCCTACAGGAGCAAAGCAGGCCCAAGGCGGAGCTGAATATCCGCAAGGCAGACACCCCTATGCCTTCCAAGGCCATGGTTATCCATAAGTCCAAATTCCTTCAG aAACAACAAAATGGCATTGATGAAGAGGATGTGGTTTTCCGTCGCCCGGCCAATGACATTACCTGTCAACTGGAGATCAACTTTGGCAGCCTGGCTCGGCCCTCTCGTGGTGGAAGGGGTGGACGAGGTGGTCGTGGCCGTGGAGCTCCCTCCATGGCATCCCAAAGATCTCCACAAAAACTTGAACCT GCTCCAAACCCAGATGATCCAGAAGATTTCCCTGCACTGGCCTAG